The Candidatus Bathyarchaeota archaeon genome includes the window TGAATGAAAGGATAGGTTATCCACCGCTAGTTCTCTTTGCACTCCAATATGGTATAGGTATTCTTCCAAGGAGTCTCTTGAACCTTCGGACCAAGCCTCTATGAATGCTCTTAGTAACGGAAGAAGCTTAAACTTATGATCTTTATCCTTCCAGCTCTCGATGATCCAGAGGAGGAGTTGAATTCCGCCTATCATCACAATGGTTCCGAATAATCCTGATAATAAAACGTCGAATTGATGAAAAGATATAATTGTGTTACCTATTAAAAGATAAAATGTTGGAGGTGTGATTGAGAGAAGGAGGTTTTGGATATTTCCCAATTTAGACAAAACAGACATCGCTAAATATCTAATAGAAGAACTTATCGCAACAGCTAAGGCTATCCCCCTATATAATAGTGACCTACCGGTGAAAAGAGAAATTATTGTAAATATGATTATTGATATAGAGTAGATTAGCACACTGATAAATGATAGAATAATTCTCTTCCTGATGTTCAGGGTTGAGCTTTTTTTATAGAAATGATATGGGGTCAGATCGGTTGCTAAGATTGGGATTGTCACCCCAATAAGTGATAATATAAATCCCTTTTGAATAAATTCAACTCCGAAGATGGCCAAAAAACAAAGGGGAATAATAAATGAAGGCATGATCATAATCAAAAATCCCATAATTTTTGTTGAAGGAAATGTGAATAGATATGAGCTGTAATTCATTATCCTATCTGAGGCGTCAACATTTCGTGACAAAGAGAATATACCTTCCTATCGAAGGTTTTTCCTTTCCCTTAAAATACTGTGAGTTCAATATATCACTCTCTTTATAGTGATATTTAAATTGGAAAGAGAATGTGGGCTAAAATCACCATTATTATTAGTATGATCGCCCATGCAGCCACTAGTTCGGGCCTTATTCTTACACCTTTAGCTTCATCCTGGAAGAACCTCATTAGGCCCGCGCTTGACATGGGCATGGGTGTCGAGCTCTCCCTCTTCCTCCGGCTCAAACCCTAGGCACCCTAGAAAATTAATTGAGGAGATGATATAAAAATAGTGGGGTTTTATTTGAAGCTTTAGGGCTTAATATCTCCTTCTGCTTCTACCGCCGAAGCGTCTATCCCTTCCGAACCCGCCTTGACCGGAGCCTTCCTCGAACATTCTGCTTGAAAGGTTGTTATCTAGGTTGACCTTCTCGAATGGAGCCTTGTCGACCTGCTCGTAGCTTCCGAAACGCCCGAGATTCAAACGCATTGAACCCCTGAACAGATTAACATAGGCATTCTTTATGTTCAATGTTTGGTTTTCCTTTATCTCATCTATGGCGTCATCCCACAGGGTGAGATATATACTGCCTGTCTCATCCCCAACAAGGGCTTCCGCCACCCGATGAGAAGACTGATCAATCCTAGAGGAGACCTCTCGAGGCTCCGTAATCGATACAACCTTTACGGTGGTGTTAACCCTCCTAGAATACTTGTTTAGATCCCGTATCTTGACGAGTTCGGACTCTTCTCTTTCATGTATAGCCATTTCCCTAACTCTCTAGCCTGTTAGCTAAAGCTGCGTTGCGCGGGGGATATAAGGCTTTTGGTGAGATGCCGATTTCCTCGTAAACTTTTATTAGGAAATATTATAGATTTCATGAAGTAGGGCGATTTTTATAAATTTTTAGAAATTAAAGTTGGATTTCATTATTATTTTTAAAAGTTTTACCTTAGAAATTCTATTAATTCAATTTGCCTTTTTGCCTTTTGTTTTAATTCTTCCTTTGGAAATAGGGATGAAATCTCGGATTCGATGAGCTTTATTCGGTCGTTGAAGTATGATCCTAGATCGTATTTTTCAATAAGTTTTAATGCGGGCTCGATGTATTTTTCTATTCCACCCCTATGAACTGTCATCGCAAGAGCCCCACCACACTGAATGCAGACCCCTCTGAGAGGGGGCCTCCTATACCTCCTGTTACATCTAACACATCTAAAGACCTGGCTTGTGAAGGCGTTTAGGTTACCAACGATATCCTTCATGAGGTGGCTGTTAAGAACCCCTATGGCTATGACCTTCGCATCAACTGCCTTCAGTTTCTTGGAAAGGTCAAGCTGCCTCTCCAGCTTTTCCAGCATGGTACCGAGGCTGGTATAGGCCCCTTCATGGGAGCCGAGGTTTATATCTGTGGAGATTTCCGTGTATCTGAAGCCCTGCAGCTGGTCCTCCCGACCGAGCCTACCCCCTATAGTGTCTATCAGTCCCCTATAGATGTTTGGCGGTGCCTTTTCCCTTGATAGCCGGTAGAATTCTGGTGGATACCTGTCCATTACATCGAAATTGTGGGCCTCCTTATCCACCTCGCTTGGATTTATCAAGGGGATCAAGAATAGGGGGGCGTCCATCAACCCTCCTATCTGCTCAGGTAGGAATTCCCTTGAGAAGTTGAGGAGAGGGTCGAGACCGAGCATTATTGCATCCTCATCCCCGTCGCAGTTCCTCCTCTTCGCTGCATGCCATAATGGGTGTGCATAACAAACCCTATTCTTCGTATAACCTATTATCCTGCCAACAACAGCTGCCGAGGTATGGGGTGAAAGACCTAGAACCAGGTGCCCGATTAGCTCGTCTTTTCTGGAGATATTGTAGAAGGGTTCTAACCTGTAGAAATTGGTTAGGAGATCGTCTATGAATTTTGAGATCTTCACAAGGTAGTCCCCGCACTCTTCTGGTATTATTATATCTTGGATTTTCAGCTCTAACATCTGCTCTGGGGAGGTTAGAATCTCTCCATACATATCGGTATTGTAGCCCAACTGCCTTAACTTCGGGACTTCTACCCCAACTTCGCAGGGTTTGAAATGTGTGAGGGGGACGTTTGTTGCGTCGAATCTTATCGTTCCATCCTTGAATACCGATAGGTCATATCGAGCCCTCAGGAGCCCCTTCTCAAGGGGTTCGGGGCATCTCTTCCTGTTCATAAGGGATTTGACCCCTTTA containing:
- a CDS encoding preprotein translocase subunit Sec61beta — encoded protein: MSRRKRESSTPMPMSSAGLMRFFQDEAKGVRIRPELVAAWAIILIIMVILAHILFPI